Proteins from a single region of Thermococcus sp. CX2:
- a CDS encoding ABC transporter substrate-binding protein: MRRTAVILFLVLMLGAVVASGCISSTETTTTSSTTSPSTESPATTTSTMTTTTTTSTETPYYPVTITDFANRTVTIESEPQRIVSLAPSITESLFYIGAGDKVVGVTDYDDFPPVVKNITSVGGYGQYANIEVIASLNPDLILADSFSMVILDDLEKIAPVVIIDPKNLTDIYRGIELLGKITNREEQAKLVVADMEAKVNYITSIVANQSRPKVLFITWWNPLYVPGNGTFQNDLIELAGGENIFADVSGWAQVSIEQVLERDPDVIILSAHAGITAEELCSTELANTNAVKNGMVFTVSDDNLVSRPGPRIIYGLEEIAEFLHPELFNYQPQPLVCNATSSASG, translated from the coding sequence ATGAGGCGAACCGCGGTGATTTTGTTCCTCGTCCTGATGCTTGGAGCGGTGGTGGCATCGGGATGTATAAGCTCCACTGAGACCACCACAACTTCAAGTACCACCTCGCCAAGCACCGAATCTCCCGCCACTACAACGAGCACAATGACAACAACCACTACCACTTCAACCGAGACACCGTATTATCCAGTCACAATAACAGACTTCGCCAACAGGACGGTTACCATTGAGAGCGAACCCCAGAGAATAGTCTCACTCGCCCCGAGCATCACCGAGAGCCTCTTCTACATAGGCGCGGGCGATAAGGTAGTCGGTGTCACCGACTACGACGACTTCCCGCCCGTGGTCAAGAACATCACGAGTGTTGGGGGCTACGGTCAGTACGCCAACATTGAGGTCATAGCGTCCCTTAATCCAGACCTCATCCTCGCGGACAGCTTCTCCATGGTAATACTGGACGACCTCGAAAAGATAGCACCGGTCGTCATCATTGACCCCAAGAACCTCACCGACATATACAGGGGCATAGAGCTCCTCGGCAAGATAACCAACCGTGAAGAGCAGGCCAAGCTCGTCGTTGCTGACATGGAAGCCAAGGTGAACTACATAACCTCAATAGTGGCCAACCAGAGCAGGCCCAAGGTGCTCTTTATTACATGGTGGAACCCGCTCTACGTTCCAGGCAACGGCACCTTCCAGAACGACCTCATAGAGCTTGCGGGAGGAGAGAATATATTCGCTGACGTGAGCGGCTGGGCGCAGGTCAGCATCGAGCAGGTTCTCGAGAGAGACCCGGACGTGATAATACTATCCGCCCACGCAGGCATCACCGCGGAAGAGCTCTGCAGCACCGAACTCGCGAACACCAATGCAGTCAAGAACGGCATGGTTTTCACCGTCAGCGACGACAACCTCGTCTCAAGGCCCGGACCGAGGATAATCTACGGATTAGAGGAAATTGCTGAGTTCCTGCACCCGGAGCTCTTCAACTATCAGCCACAGCCACTTGTCTGCAACGCAACTTCTTCGGCATCTGGCTGA
- a CDS encoding FAD-dependent oxidoreductase, whose product MGGMRFAFLCRERPEPTGKKIAVIGAGPAGLAVTGYLVCQGHEVHVYDKLPEPGGLMLFGIPEFRIPIYRVREGYEELERVYNVKFFTRTKVCFGNSEGESGDEFVENRVDFNELVEKYDAVLIATGTWKCWIPDIEGAELEGVFPALEYLFRIKSAKLGHMSWSEVTPMEGKKVLVVGAGHTAVDAAMESVLLGADKVYLSYRRTIREAPAGAYEINLLRQRGVKWLERTMPVRIIGENGKVRAIELVKTKLSEPDESGRRMSVPIEGSNFQIDVDYVIFAVGQNPTPPFAEEIGIAVDRKGRVVVDSNHMTSREGVFAAGDVVLGPSKVGKAVKDGLYAAKSMHLWLMGR is encoded by the coding sequence GTGGGAGGAATGAGGTTTGCATTCCTGTGTAGGGAAAGACCCGAGCCAACTGGGAAGAAAATAGCCGTTATCGGAGCCGGACCAGCAGGTTTGGCGGTTACTGGCTACCTAGTCTGCCAGGGGCATGAGGTTCACGTCTACGACAAGCTGCCCGAACCTGGGGGTTTAATGCTCTTTGGCATACCGGAGTTCAGGATTCCAATATACCGCGTTAGGGAAGGCTACGAAGAATTAGAAAGGGTCTACAACGTCAAGTTCTTCACCAGAACCAAGGTGTGTTTCGGAAATTCGGAGGGAGAATCCGGTGATGAATTCGTTGAGAACAGGGTGGACTTCAACGAGCTTGTGGAGAAGTACGACGCGGTTCTCATAGCGACGGGAACATGGAAGTGCTGGATTCCCGACATAGAGGGAGCGGAGCTGGAGGGTGTCTTCCCGGCTCTCGAGTACCTCTTCAGGATAAAGAGCGCCAAGCTCGGTCACATGAGCTGGAGCGAGGTAACACCTATGGAGGGCAAGAAAGTGCTGGTCGTCGGCGCCGGTCACACCGCTGTCGATGCCGCCATGGAGAGCGTTCTCCTCGGAGCGGATAAGGTCTACCTCAGCTACCGCAGGACGATAAGGGAGGCTCCGGCCGGGGCCTACGAGATTAACCTCCTCCGGCAGAGGGGCGTGAAGTGGCTTGAGAGGACGATGCCGGTCAGGATAATAGGTGAGAATGGAAAGGTTAGAGCCATTGAGCTAGTGAAGACCAAGCTCAGCGAGCCCGACGAGAGTGGCAGGAGAATGTCCGTTCCGATAGAGGGCTCGAACTTCCAGATCGATGTTGACTATGTTATCTTCGCCGTCGGTCAAAATCCAACCCCACCATTTGCGGAAGAAATTGGGATAGCCGTTGACAGGAAGGGCCGCGTTGTGGTTGACAGCAATCACATGACGAGCAGGGAGGGTGTTTTTGCCGCTGGAGACGTCGTTTTGGGCCCATCAAAAGTTGGTAAGGCAGTTAAAGACGGCCTTTATGCTGCCAAGAGCATGCACCTGTGGCTGATGGGGAGGTGA
- a CDS encoding iron-containing alcohol dehydrogenase, with protein sequence MLWESQIPINQVFELRCRSLTYFGVGAINKFYDIAKDLKENRGISRVILVTGKSSYKKCGAWDVVKPALEEYGIEYVHYDKVGPNPTVDMIDEATQLGKEFGAQAVIGIGGGSPIDSAKSVAILLEYTDKTARDLYELKFTPTKAKPIIAVNTTHGTGTEVDRFAVASIPEKEYKPAIAYDCIYPLYSIDDPALMTKLPADQTRYVTIDALNHITEAATTKVASPYSILLAQETARLIFDYLPEALSHPDNLQARYYLLYASAIAGISFDNGLLHFTHALEHPLSAVKPDLPHGLGLAMLLPAVIKHIYPATARVLAEVYRPLVPEAKGVPGEAELVAKRVEEWLFNIGITQKLTDVGFTEEDVDKLTELAMTTPSLDLLLSLAPIEATRETVAAIYRDSLYPLSK encoded by the coding sequence ATGTTGTGGGAATCCCAGATCCCCATAAACCAGGTGTTTGAGCTCAGGTGCAGGTCACTGACCTACTTCGGTGTCGGTGCCATTAACAAGTTTTACGACATAGCTAAGGACCTCAAGGAAAACCGCGGCATAAGCAGGGTCATCCTCGTCACTGGAAAGAGCTCATACAAGAAGTGTGGCGCTTGGGACGTTGTCAAGCCCGCCCTGGAGGAGTACGGCATTGAGTACGTCCACTACGACAAGGTCGGCCCAAACCCGACCGTTGATATGATCGATGAGGCCACTCAGCTCGGTAAAGAGTTCGGAGCCCAGGCCGTTATTGGCATTGGTGGTGGAAGTCCAATTGACAGCGCCAAGAGCGTTGCGATTCTGCTGGAGTACACCGACAAGACTGCCAGGGATCTTTACGAGCTTAAGTTCACCCCAACGAAGGCCAAGCCCATCATAGCCGTGAACACTACCCACGGAACCGGAACTGAGGTTGACAGGTTCGCGGTGGCTTCGATTCCTGAGAAGGAGTACAAGCCGGCCATAGCCTACGACTGTATCTACCCGCTCTACTCGATTGATGACCCCGCCCTCATGACCAAGCTTCCGGCCGACCAGACTCGCTACGTAACCATTGATGCGCTCAACCACATCACTGAGGCTGCCACCACCAAGGTCGCCAGCCCGTACTCGATACTCCTCGCCCAGGAGACCGCCAGGCTGATATTCGACTACCTCCCGGAGGCCCTGTCCCACCCGGACAACCTGCAGGCTAGGTACTACCTGCTCTACGCCTCCGCGATAGCGGGCATATCCTTCGACAACGGCCTGCTCCACTTCACCCACGCCCTCGAGCACCCGCTCAGCGCCGTGAAGCCGGACCTTCCACACGGACTCGGCCTCGCCATGCTCCTGCCGGCGGTTATCAAGCACATCTACCCGGCCACCGCCAGGGTACTCGCCGAGGTCTACAGGCCGCTCGTCCCGGAGGCCAAGGGAGTCCCAGGAGAGGCTGAGCTCGTTGCAAAGAGGGTTGAAGAGTGGCTCTTCAACATCGGAATTACCCAGAAGCTCACCGACGTCGGATTCACCGAGGAGGACGTTGACAAGCTCACCGAACTCGCCATGACCACCCCGAGCCTCGACCTGTTGCTCTCACTTGCCCCAATCGAGGCTACCAGGGAGACCGTCGCGGCCATCTACCGCGACTCGCTCTACCCGCTCAGCAAGTGA
- a CDS encoding 4Fe-4S dicluster domain-containing protein — protein sequence MVRRVLHVDYSLCIGCETCEAVCDFIHDGKPNIKIYYTVTGLPIPINCRHCERAPCMDVCPAGAIYRDEDGAIIINPGRCIGCYMCLAVCPFGVPSFDVKSKVMTKCDMCADRRRLAMEPACVEMCPAEAIFFGKPEAVEDRIRRRTAEKIARERISSVSMEGVGRIL from the coding sequence ATGGTTCGAAGAGTACTCCACGTTGATTACAGCCTGTGTATTGGTTGTGAGACTTGTGAGGCGGTCTGCGACTTCATTCACGACGGCAAACCCAACATAAAGATTTACTATACCGTCACTGGACTTCCGATTCCAATAAACTGCCGTCACTGCGAGAGGGCGCCATGTATGGACGTCTGTCCCGCTGGAGCGATCTACCGCGATGAAGATGGGGCAATCATAATAAACCCGGGTAGGTGCATAGGATGCTACATGTGCCTTGCAGTGTGTCCCTTTGGCGTTCCAAGCTTCGACGTCAAATCGAAGGTCATGACAAAGTGTGATATGTGTGCAGACAGAAGACGCCTTGCTATGGAGCCGGCTTGCGTCGAGATGTGCCCGGCGGAAGCAATATTCTTTGGAAAGCCGGAAGCGGTGGAGGACCGGATAAGGCGCAGGACGGCTGAAAAGATAGCGCGCGAGAGGATTTCCTCAGTGAGCATGGAGGGGGTTGGGAGGATACTTTAG
- a CDS encoding 4Fe-4S dicluster domain-containing protein, with amino-acid sequence MSTVSFIEKLRGWKRPEEDTVRIPVTTRYPFTDTEKPPEYRGAPWIDPALCIGCTACVNVCPSDALSAELDYENGKKRIILNIARCIRCYYCVEVCPTRAMKGTINFELATPDKRDLVEVVEHNLYRCPRCGRYEDYTERLFLKMHSISPDKLFNLGDVERLCRRCRIGRIEKVLEGDKS; translated from the coding sequence ATGAGTACGGTTAGCTTTATAGAAAAGCTCAGAGGGTGGAAAAGGCCCGAGGAAGACACTGTGAGAATCCCAGTTACAACTCGCTATCCTTTCACGGATACCGAAAAGCCACCGGAATATAGGGGTGCCCCGTGGATAGACCCCGCGCTCTGCATAGGATGTACTGCCTGTGTGAACGTCTGCCCATCAGACGCCCTCAGTGCCGAGTTAGACTATGAGAACGGCAAGAAGAGGATAATACTAAACATTGCACGATGCATAAGGTGCTACTACTGTGTTGAAGTCTGCCCCACGAGAGCCATGAAGGGAACAATTAACTTTGAGCTGGCGACTCCAGATAAACGCGACCTAGTAGAAGTTGTGGAGCATAATCTTTACAGATGTCCCAGGTGTGGTCGCTACGAGGATTACACAGAGAGGCTGTTTTTGAAGATGCACAGTATATCTCCGGATAAGCTGTTCAACTTGGGCGATGTTGAAAGGCTCTGCAGACGGTGCAGGATAGGCCGGATAGAGAAAGTTCTTGAGGGTGATAAGTCATGA
- a CDS encoding respiratory chain complex I subunit 1 family protein, protein MRMNASVPISLVFILLLPPFFDGLVRKIKARLQYSAGPPLLQTFYDLEKLVRLPSRVPTDNKLFVIAPYLALAAAISAALFLPYGSVAPLSFGGDVIVVLYVVAMVSVSVMLGAFSVKNSFSHIGGHREMIILLSTEPILAVSLGIFALNSGTLTVSEAPLALSLSFSTVLAYILLAYSVYVECGFLPFDVAEAEIELGGGVFVEYSGRLLGVFLYALLIKRFALIWLLSSFIVLPLVGSISWPIRLLLQLGIATAIYALFATVEGTSSRLRIDQIMRINMKVFITSLVVLALSFVGW, encoded by the coding sequence ATGCGGATGAATGCGAGCGTGCCAATTTCTTTAGTTTTCATCCTGCTACTTCCTCCGTTCTTCGATGGGTTAGTACGGAAGATAAAGGCGAGACTGCAGTACAGTGCTGGCCCACCTCTTCTTCAGACTTTCTATGACCTGGAAAAGCTGGTCAGGTTACCTTCAAGGGTGCCCACAGATAATAAGCTCTTCGTAATCGCCCCTTATCTCGCGCTTGCGGCCGCAATATCAGCGGCGCTCTTCCTGCCCTATGGCAGTGTTGCTCCACTCAGCTTCGGTGGAGACGTTATAGTGGTTCTCTACGTTGTGGCCATGGTCAGTGTATCTGTTATGCTCGGAGCATTCAGCGTTAAAAACTCATTCTCTCATATAGGCGGTCATAGAGAAATGATAATCCTGCTCAGTACCGAACCAATCCTTGCAGTCTCCCTTGGGATATTTGCCCTCAATTCTGGAACCCTAACGGTATCAGAGGCTCCCCTAGCATTATCTCTCTCGTTCTCGACAGTCCTTGCATATATCCTTCTCGCGTATTCTGTCTACGTTGAGTGTGGTTTTCTGCCCTTTGATGTTGCGGAAGCCGAAATAGAGCTCGGTGGGGGAGTGTTTGTAGAATACAGCGGGAGACTCCTCGGAGTTTTCCTCTATGCACTGCTCATCAAGCGCTTTGCACTCATATGGCTCCTGTCAAGCTTTATAGTACTTCCGTTAGTTGGTTCGATATCCTGGCCAATCCGCCTTCTGCTACAGCTTGGAATTGCTACGGCTATTTACGCCCTCTTTGCAACTGTAGAGGGCACAAGCTCAAGACTCCGGATAGATCAGATCATGAGAATAAACATGAAAGTATTCATAACATCGCTGGTGGTGTTGGCCCTCTCGTTCGTGGGGTGGTGA
- a CDS encoding DMT family transporter, with protein MNTLILGVLAALTSAFSWAASTILIKAGMRNKSPVAVNIFRLYIVSVMFAAIFLFNGTLSQIESLSWKLLLVAFLSAQFGFVIGDYFYFNALNLMGVSRTVPITSTYPLWTILWTFLFLGRNISPQVLIGAILVVAAIIVVRKAEEEEHLNPKGFVFALLAPLSWSFAILTMDWLTGSMDVLTLAGIRMMFAAIGVSLFLPRYGSELREITKREATLLIGAAISGLMLGQYLFVYSVNLVGSQIAAPVSAINPIIASALAILLLKEPPNKKIIEGLVLAVLGVILISTA; from the coding sequence ATGAACACCTTAATCCTCGGCGTTCTCGCGGCGCTTACCTCAGCGTTCTCCTGGGCAGCCTCGACGATACTGATAAAGGCAGGCATGAGGAACAAAAGCCCGGTGGCCGTCAATATATTCCGCCTCTACATCGTTTCCGTAATGTTCGCGGCCATATTCCTGTTCAACGGCACGCTCTCGCAAATAGAATCTCTTTCCTGGAAGCTTCTTCTGGTAGCGTTCCTTTCCGCCCAGTTCGGCTTCGTCATAGGGGACTACTTCTACTTCAACGCCCTCAATCTCATGGGCGTCTCCAGAACGGTGCCGATAACCTCGACCTATCCCCTCTGGACGATACTGTGGACGTTCCTGTTCCTCGGAAGGAACATCAGCCCCCAGGTGTTAATCGGAGCGATACTCGTCGTTGCGGCGATAATAGTCGTCAGAAAGGCCGAGGAAGAGGAGCACCTGAACCCCAAAGGCTTCGTCTTCGCCCTCCTCGCACCGCTCTCCTGGAGCTTCGCCATACTCACTATGGACTGGCTCACCGGGAGTATGGACGTTCTTACTTTAGCTGGAATCAGGATGATGTTCGCGGCCATCGGTGTTTCGCTATTTCTACCGAGATATGGTTCCGAGCTGAGAGAGATAACGAAGCGCGAGGCGACGCTCCTCATAGGTGCCGCAATCAGCGGGCTGATGCTCGGGCAGTACCTTTTCGTCTACTCCGTCAATCTCGTTGGCTCTCAGATAGCGGCGCCAGTTTCCGCCATAAACCCAATCATAGCCTCAGCCCTTGCAATCCTGCTCCTGAAGGAGCCTCCAAACAAAAAGATAATAGAAGGTCTCGTTCTGGCCGTTCTTGGGGTCATCCTGATTTCCACCGCATGA
- a CDS encoding NADH-quinone oxidoreductase subunit B family protein, translating to MKRRSVWVFHVNSGSCNSCDFEILDVFTPYYDVRRMGIKLVGSPRHADALLVSGPLTRQTYYSVKAVYEAMPSKPRIVVAVGTCACSGGIFYDGYSIFNTCPSRGKDLLRTGGIEILLAEYGKKPDIYIPGCPPSPEEILYGLAQLVGIKEKKVRGESHIVSASDLLSSDMPVSERIYLLLREELRRVVGYFDRDDILEDFLRLVETSEKSENPKETLHQLVTEYTAKADDSRVKFAMKFLEREYLVIKDELEKNHMVLGKAHIL from the coding sequence ATGAAACGGCGCTCTGTGTGGGTGTTTCACGTCAACAGCGGTTCGTGCAACAGCTGCGACTTTGAAATACTCGATGTATTCACTCCTTATTATGATGTAAGGCGTATGGGAATCAAGCTCGTTGGTTCGCCGAGACATGCAGATGCACTTCTCGTTTCGGGCCCACTTACCAGACAAACGTACTATTCGGTGAAGGCTGTCTACGAGGCAATGCCGTCAAAACCGAGGATAGTGGTTGCAGTAGGAACCTGTGCATGCAGTGGTGGGATCTTCTACGATGGATACTCAATCTTCAATACCTGCCCGAGCAGGGGAAAAGACCTGCTAAGAACAGGCGGCATAGAGATACTCCTTGCAGAATACGGCAAAAAGCCGGACATATACATCCCCGGGTGTCCACCCAGTCCCGAAGAGATATTGTATGGTCTGGCTCAGCTCGTAGGCATAAAAGAAAAGAAGGTCAGAGGTGAATCCCATATCGTTTCTGCTTCGGATTTGTTGTCTTCGGATATGCCTGTAAGTGAGCGCATATACCTACTACTTAGGGAAGAACTGAGGAGAGTAGTTGGATACTTTGACAGGGATGATATCCTAGAGGACTTCTTGCGGCTTGTTGAGACTTCCGAGAAGAGCGAGAATCCCAAGGAGACCCTTCATCAGCTTGTCACTGAGTACACCGCGAAAGCTGATGATTCACGCGTTAAGTTTGCGATGAAGTTCCTTGAAAGGGAGTATCTGGTGATTAAAGATGAGCTCGAAAAGAACCACATGGTGCTTGGTAAGGCTCACATACTATAG
- a CDS encoding NADH-quinone oxidoreductase subunit C produces the protein MLEEFEKKFEKFIRRKKWLSGNQVLYVVDRAALQEMVLYWHERGDSTHYSMSVGTDERPVTGTFSYIPVINVAVGRKNLWILLKAYLPAKNPTFPAVAEKLPAALWAEREVHDLLGLKPENHPDLRRLVLPEDWPENVYPLRKDVSHDYSPLGKRKGDYKPGPEDTTVVPLGPYHVALDEPAHFRLFVEGERIVDVEYRGFYSHRSIEKIGESRLGYNQIPFIAERICGICSFQFSTAYVQAIETIVGADVPERALYIRTVLLELERIHSHLLWMGVTCHMAGFDLGFMHTWRIREPIMWLVERLTGNRRTYGMNTVGGVRRDFLDYRKELVLKKIQELKNEFEKIRDLILNTNTFIRRIEGIGVLPKKLAKDYSVLGPNARASGINIDIRRDYPYAAYKDIDFRVPVYRKGDVLSRVLQRMDELMESVWIVEQAIDEMPGGEIYTPIEKLPEYQEILSYCEAPRGELVMYVMTEGGNRIYRWKVRPPTYNTLPVVPEVLKEYTVADAPLIITSFDPCYSCTERIQVVDVKRGKARILTAPLTGGCG, from the coding sequence ATGCTCGAAGAGTTTGAGAAGAAATTTGAAAAGTTCATACGAAGAAAGAAGTGGTTATCGGGTAATCAAGTTCTCTACGTCGTTGATAGGGCTGCTCTCCAAGAAATGGTGCTGTACTGGCACGAAAGAGGAGATTCGACTCACTACTCCATGAGTGTCGGTACGGACGAGAGGCCCGTTACTGGAACATTTTCTTACATCCCAGTCATAAACGTCGCTGTCGGAAGAAAAAACCTCTGGATACTCCTGAAGGCGTATCTTCCCGCCAAAAACCCAACGTTTCCCGCGGTGGCAGAAAAACTTCCCGCGGCGCTTTGGGCTGAGAGGGAAGTTCACGATTTATTGGGGCTGAAGCCCGAAAATCATCCAGACCTAAGGAGGCTTGTCCTTCCGGAGGACTGGCCGGAGAATGTATATCCCCTGAGAAAAGATGTGAGTCATGACTATTCTCCCCTCGGGAAGAGAAAAGGGGACTATAAGCCTGGGCCGGAGGACACAACTGTCGTTCCTCTCGGGCCATATCACGTTGCACTTGACGAGCCTGCGCACTTCAGGCTCTTTGTGGAAGGAGAAAGAATAGTGGACGTTGAATACAGGGGCTTCTACTCCCACCGGAGCATAGAGAAAATAGGTGAGAGCAGATTGGGCTATAACCAAATACCATTCATAGCAGAGAGAATATGCGGCATATGTAGTTTCCAGTTTTCAACGGCGTACGTTCAAGCAATCGAGACTATAGTTGGAGCCGATGTTCCGGAGAGAGCTCTTTACATACGGACGGTTCTCCTCGAGCTGGAGAGGATCCACTCCCACCTCTTGTGGATGGGAGTTACCTGCCACATGGCAGGCTTTGATTTGGGTTTCATGCACACGTGGCGCATCAGGGAGCCGATAATGTGGCTGGTGGAACGCCTGACTGGAAACAGGAGAACGTATGGGATGAATACTGTTGGAGGTGTGAGGAGGGACTTTCTTGACTACAGGAAGGAGCTGGTACTCAAAAAAATCCAAGAGTTAAAGAATGAGTTTGAAAAGATACGTGATCTGATCCTGAACACAAACACATTTATCCGGAGGATAGAGGGGATAGGAGTTCTGCCTAAAAAGCTCGCGAAGGACTACTCTGTTCTCGGCCCGAATGCAAGGGCCTCCGGAATAAATATCGACATTAGGAGAGATTATCCGTACGCGGCCTACAAGGACATTGACTTCAGAGTTCCAGTTTACAGGAAAGGGGATGTCCTGAGTAGAGTTCTCCAGAGAATGGATGAGCTCATGGAAAGTGTATGGATAGTAGAGCAGGCCATTGATGAAATGCCCGGAGGGGAGATATACACTCCAATAGAGAAACTACCAGAATACCAGGAGATTCTTAGTTATTGCGAAGCGCCGAGGGGAGAGCTCGTAATGTATGTGATGACAGAAGGCGGCAACAGGATATACCGCTGGAAGGTCAGACCACCCACATACAACACCCTACCAGTGGTTCCAGAGGTTCTCAAAGAATACACTGTCGCGGATGCTCCACTGATAATAACCTCCTTCGACCCGTGCTATTCCTGCACGGAGAGGATACAGGTTGTGGACGTTAAAAGAGGGAAGGCTAGGATCCTGACGGCTCCCCTAACGGGGGGATGTGGATGA
- a CDS encoding CBS domain-containing protein, which produces MVIIPRPIDPREIRRIRKELGITQEELAERAGVTQAYIAKLEAGKVDPRLSTFNRILQALLECKKAQLRAKDVMSSPVISVKPYESVENVIKIMNEHNISQIPVIAGNKVVGSVTERTLIRQSLEYEDIYDRKVMEVMEEPFPIVSEDEDLEVVKYLLEEHPAVLVQDKEGRMTGIITRVDIFRIGKEKE; this is translated from the coding sequence ATGGTGATAATACCCCGCCCCATAGACCCCCGAGAGATAAGGCGAATTCGAAAGGAATTAGGAATAACCCAGGAGGAGCTCGCCGAAAGGGCAGGAGTGACACAGGCTTACATAGCTAAGCTTGAGGCGGGAAAGGTCGACCCCCGGCTGTCCACGTTCAACCGAATTCTTCAGGCCCTTCTCGAGTGCAAAAAGGCCCAGCTTAGGGCTAAAGATGTTATGTCCTCCCCGGTCATCTCCGTCAAGCCTTATGAGAGTGTGGAAAACGTCATCAAGATAATGAATGAGCACAACATTTCTCAGATTCCGGTGATAGCTGGCAACAAGGTCGTTGGCTCGGTTACAGAGCGAACCCTCATCAGGCAGAGCCTTGAGTACGAGGACATCTACGACAGGAAGGTTATGGAGGTTATGGAGGAGCCCTTCCCGATAGTCAGTGAGGACGAAGACCTAGAGGTCGTGAAGTATCTCTTAGAGGAACACCCGGCTGTTCTCGTCCAGGACAAGGAGGGAAGAATGACGGGGATAATCACGAGGGTTGACATCTTCAGGATTGGGAAAGAAAAAGAGTAG